A section of the Chryseobacterium ginsenosidimutans genome encodes:
- a CDS encoding 3'-5' exonuclease: MNLKLYKPLCIFDLETTGTNIGKDRIVEICILKVNPDASRESKTWKVNPEMPIPKECSDIHGIHDEDVKDAPTFREIAPKVVEMITGADLGGFNSNRFDVPLLAEELLRADFDFDLSKFKLVDAQTIFFKKEPRNLGAAYQFYCDKTLENAHSAEADVMATFEVLDAQVGRYEDVPNEVAELSTFSTQNKFADLAGMIHFNENGHEIFAFGKYKGQKVKDVFQKDLGYYGWLQNADFPLYTKKVFTKIQLSSKF, from the coding sequence ATGAACTTAAAATTATATAAACCACTTTGTATTTTTGATTTAGAAACAACAGGAACAAACATTGGAAAAGACAGAATTGTTGAAATCTGCATTTTAAAAGTAAATCCTGACGCATCAAGAGAAAGCAAAACATGGAAAGTAAATCCGGAAATGCCGATTCCGAAAGAATGCAGCGATATCCACGGAATTCATGATGAAGACGTAAAAGATGCTCCGACTTTCAGAGAAATTGCTCCAAAAGTGGTTGAAATGATTACAGGCGCAGATTTGGGAGGATTTAATTCTAACAGATTTGATGTTCCTTTATTGGCTGAAGAGTTGCTTCGTGCTGATTTTGATTTTGATTTAAGCAAGTTCAAATTAGTAGATGCACAGACAATATTTTTCAAGAAAGAACCGAGAAACTTAGGAGCGGCTTACCAATTCTACTGTGACAAAACGTTGGAAAATGCACATTCTGCAGAAGCCGATGTAATGGCAACTTTTGAAGTTTTAGACGCACAAGTCGGAAGATATGAAGATGTTCCGAATGAAGTTGCAGAACTGAGTACTTTTTCTACTCAAAACAAATTTGCAGATCTTGCAGGAATGATTCACTTTAATGAAAACGGACACGAAATTTTTGCTTTCGGAAAATATAAAGGACAAAAAGTGAAAGACGTTTTCCAGAAAGATCTTGGATATTACGGATGGCTTCAAAATGCTGACTTTCCATTATATACAAAGAAAGTTTTCACAAAAATTCAATTATCAAGTAAATTTTAA
- a CDS encoding CDP-alcohol phosphatidyltransferase family protein, whose protein sequence is MNFIKNNFANAITLGNLFSGCVGAIHLILGDYQTTAICIILSLILDFFDGFVARALKANSNLGVQLDSLADMVSFGLVPGLTLYAALEPFGKMFLGTELPFEIKYLGLFVTLFSCLRLAIFNLDEDQKYYFKGLNTPSNTILIFGLYYAFKENQSFEFLLNNEILLVILTLLCSWLLISPIKMIAMKFKSMKLKDNYPKIALLIGSVIILIIFKTVGIPMVIIYYILISIIFQKQLN, encoded by the coding sequence ATGAATTTTATTAAAAATAATTTTGCCAACGCCATTACATTAGGGAATCTTTTTTCCGGCTGTGTAGGAGCGATCCATCTTATTTTAGGTGATTATCAAACGACTGCGATCTGCATTATTCTTTCTTTGATTTTAGATTTTTTTGACGGTTTTGTGGCAAGGGCTTTAAAGGCAAATTCCAACTTAGGTGTTCAGCTGGACTCTTTGGCGGATATGGTAAGTTTCGGATTGGTTCCAGGACTGACATTGTATGCAGCTTTAGAACCTTTTGGAAAAATGTTTTTAGGAACAGAATTACCTTTTGAAATAAAATATTTAGGGTTATTTGTTACACTTTTTTCTTGTTTAAGATTAGCCATTTTCAATTTGGATGAAGATCAGAAATATTACTTTAAAGGATTGAACACACCATCAAATACAATTTTAATTTTCGGGCTGTATTATGCTTTTAAAGAAAACCAAAGCTTTGAATTTTTGTTAAATAATGAAATTTTATTAGTTATTTTAACTCTGCTCTGCTCTTGGCTTTTGATCAGCCCTATTAAAATGATTGCGATGAAATTCAAATCGATGAAATTAAAGGACAATTATCCGAAAATTGCTTTATTAATCGGTTCAGTCATTATTTTAATTATTTTTAAAACTGTCGGAATTCCGATGGTGATTATTTATTATATCTTAATCTCAATTATTTTTCAGAAACAGTTGAACTAG
- a CDS encoding LTA synthase family protein has translation MKIFKEFRKQEVLVLLYRIFLAYFFYQIARFLFWYFNRGLIKIDSVSDYFSLSYHGIAFDTTAILYVNALFILLSIIPVIVNTKKIYQKILFWVYFVTNGIAYIMNFGDFVYFKFSQTRLTSAAFQVAQHEDNIFKVFTSSLMQNPFVLIWFVVLIWLWVFLYKKVKIAEKRPVKLIPYFIWSVLTLCVITVLAIGGIRGDFKHSTRPINLVDANRFVKLPAQGNMVLNSTFSFFRTMNTNSFKEVHFVDEKFIDENIQPYKIYERKVADKPNIVIFIVESFSREYSGAFNKDKNIKDYVSYTPFIDSLANESLIFPNTFANGRQSIHGMSSVLAGIPSLTDAFTSSPYSNQKIQSIVSVCNEMGYDTSFYHGAPNGSMGFLGFGNILGFKHYFGKTEYNNDQDFDGIWAIWDEPFLQYFAKNVGKTQPFMTTVFTASSHHPFKIPEKYNGKFKKGKNQMHEPIQYTDYSIKKYFETAKKQPWFKNTIFVFTGDHTNEIYYPEYEKAMNRFAVPLIFYSPNPAYNLKGVNQEFAQQIDIYPTLADLIGYNKKIRSWGRSLVSEKQYPPIIANSDGAVEQFIIGNYIYRFDGKDVVGIFDKTDLGLEKNLLGQLKNNPEADKGKQIAKAWYQDYMNRVINRKMY, from the coding sequence ATGAAAATTTTTAAAGAATTTAGAAAACAGGAAGTTCTGGTACTGTTGTATCGAATTTTTTTAGCATATTTTTTCTATCAGATCGCCAGATTTTTGTTTTGGTATTTCAACAGAGGGCTGATAAAAATTGATTCCGTATCAGATTATTTCAGTCTTTCTTATCATGGGATTGCCTTTGATACGACAGCGATCTTGTATGTTAATGCTCTATTTATCCTATTAAGTATCATTCCGGTTATTGTCAATACAAAGAAAATCTATCAAAAAATACTTTTCTGGGTATATTTTGTCACCAACGGAATAGCCTATATAATGAATTTCGGTGATTTTGTGTACTTCAAATTTTCTCAGACGAGACTTACTTCTGCAGCGTTTCAGGTAGCACAGCATGAAGATAATATTTTCAAGGTTTTTACCTCTTCACTGATGCAGAATCCTTTTGTTTTAATATGGTTTGTTGTATTGATATGGCTTTGGGTTTTTCTTTACAAAAAAGTAAAGATTGCAGAAAAAAGACCTGTAAAATTAATTCCTTACTTTATTTGGTCGGTTCTTACGCTTTGTGTTATTACAGTTTTGGCTATTGGTGGAATTCGTGGAGATTTCAAGCACAGTACAAGACCAATTAACCTGGTAGATGCAAACCGTTTTGTGAAGCTTCCGGCTCAGGGAAATATGGTTCTGAACAGTACTTTTTCATTTTTCAGAACAATGAATACTAATAGTTTTAAGGAAGTTCATTTCGTTGATGAAAAATTTATTGATGAAAATATTCAGCCTTATAAAATTTATGAAAGAAAAGTTGCCGATAAGCCGAATATCGTTATTTTCATTGTAGAATCTTTCAGTAGAGAATATTCCGGAGCTTTTAATAAAGACAAAAATATTAAGGATTATGTTTCCTACACACCTTTTATCGACAGTCTGGCGAATGAAAGCCTGATTTTCCCGAATACTTTTGCAAACGGAAGACAGTCGATTCACGGAATGAGTTCTGTTTTGGCGGGAATTCCAAGTTTGACGGATGCCTTTACGAGTTCACCCTATTCTAACCAGAAAATCCAGTCGATTGTTTCGGTTTGTAACGAAATGGGATATGATACATCGTTTTATCATGGTGCTCCGAATGGTTCGATGGGATTTTTAGGATTTGGAAATATTTTAGGCTTTAAACATTATTTCGGAAAAACAGAATATAATAACGATCAGGATTTCGACGGAATCTGGGCGATATGGGACGAACCGTTTTTACAGTATTTTGCTAAAAATGTAGGGAAAACTCAACCTTTTATGACAACAGTTTTTACGGCTTCTTCGCATCATCCATTTAAAATTCCTGAAAAATACAACGGGAAGTTTAAGAAAGGAAAAAACCAGATGCATGAACCGATTCAGTATACCGATTATTCAATTAAAAAGTATTTTGAGACGGCAAAAAAACAACCTTGGTTTAAGAATACAATTTTTGTTTTCACCGGAGATCATACGAATGAAATTTATTACCCGGAATATGAAAAAGCAATGAACCGTTTTGCAGTTCCACTGATTTTTTATTCTCCAAATCCTGCATATAATTTAAAAGGAGTCAATCAGGAATTTGCTCAGCAAATTGATATTTATCCTACTTTGGCAGATTTAATCGGTTATAATAAAAAGATCAGAAGCTGGGGAAGAAGTCTGGTAAGTGAAAAACAGTATCCTCCGATTATTGCTAATTCTGATGGTGCTGTGGAACAATTTATTATAGGAAATTACATTTATCGTTTTGACGGGAAAGACGTTGTAGGGATTTTTGATAAAACAGATTTAGGCTTAGAAAAAAATCTTCTGGGTCAATTGAAAAATAATCCTGAAGCCGATAAAGGAAAACAAATCGCAAAAGCCTGGTATCAGGATTATATGAATAGAGTTATTAATAGAAAAATGTATTAG
- a CDS encoding DUF2147 domain-containing protein has translation MRKLLLTFVFSLFGVLSFAQIEGKWKTIDDETKQAKSIVEIYKKGDQYYGKISQLLIKPANPNCVDCKDDRKNKPILGMEIIRGLKKDGNEFTGGTITDPKTGKTYKCTITRSGDNLNVRGYIGLSFIGRSQTWQKVN, from the coding sequence ATGAGAAAATTATTATTAACATTCGTTTTTTCTTTGTTTGGCGTATTGTCATTTGCTCAAATCGAAGGAAAATGGAAAACAATTGATGATGAAACAAAACAGGCAAAATCTATTGTAGAAATCTATAAAAAAGGTGATCAGTATTATGGGAAAATCTCTCAGTTACTTATAAAACCTGCAAATCCTAATTGTGTAGACTGTAAAGACGACAGAAAAAACAAACCTATTTTAGGCATGGAAATCATCAGAGGTTTGAAAAAAGATGGTAATGAGTTCACCGGAGGAACGATTACAGATCCTAAGACAGGTAAAACGTACAAATGTACGATTACCAGAAGTGGAGACAATCTGAATGTAAGAGGTTATATAGGATTATCTTTCATCGGAAGATCCCAGACTTGGCAAAAAGTTAATTAA
- a CDS encoding pyruvate dehydrogenase complex E1 component subunit beta, producing MAEYTFREVIAQAMSEEMRKDESIFLMGEEVAEYNGAYKASKGMLDEFGDKRVIDTPIAELGFTGIAVGAAMNGNRPIVEYMTFNFSLVGIDQIINNAAKIRQMSGGQWNCPIVFRGPTASAGQLGATHSQAFENWFANVPGLKVVVPSNPYDAKGLLKTAIQDNDPVIFMESEQMYGDKMEIPEEEYYLPIGKADIKREGKDVTLVSFGKIMKLAIQAAEDMAKEGISVEVIDLRTVRPLDFDTVLASVKKTNRLVILEEAWPFGSVSSEITYMVQQKAFDYLDAPIKRITTPDAPAPYSAALFAEWFPKLEKVKEEIKKAMYVK from the coding sequence ATGGCAGAATATACTTTTCGTGAGGTAATTGCACAGGCAATGAGCGAGGAAATGCGTAAAGACGAATCCATCTTTTTAATGGGGGAGGAAGTTGCAGAATACAATGGTGCATATAAGGCTTCAAAAGGAATGCTGGATGAATTTGGTGATAAGAGAGTAATCGATACACCAATCGCTGAGCTTGGTTTTACAGGGATTGCTGTAGGAGCTGCAATGAATGGTAACAGACCAATTGTAGAGTATATGACATTCAATTTCTCATTGGTTGGTATCGATCAGATTATCAATAATGCGGCTAAGATCCGTCAGATGAGTGGCGGTCAGTGGAATTGTCCTATCGTTTTCCGTGGTCCTACTGCTTCGGCAGGACAGTTGGGAGCTACACACTCTCAGGCTTTTGAAAACTGGTTCGCGAATGTTCCGGGTCTTAAAGTAGTGGTTCCATCAAATCCTTATGATGCAAAAGGGTTGTTGAAAACAGCAATTCAGGATAATGATCCTGTTATTTTCATGGAATCTGAGCAGATGTATGGTGATAAAATGGAAATTCCTGAAGAAGAGTACTATTTACCGATCGGAAAAGCAGATATCAAGAGAGAAGGTAAAGATGTTACTTTAGTTTCTTTCGGAAAAATTATGAAATTAGCTATTCAGGCTGCTGAAGATATGGCTAAAGAAGGTATTTCTGTGGAAGTTATTGATCTTAGAACGGTTCGTCCTTTAGATTTTGATACGGTTTTAGCATCTGTAAAGAAAACAAATAGATTGGTTATTTTGGAAGAAGCTTGGCCTTTTGGTTCAGTATCTTCAGAAATTACATATATGGTACAGCAAAAAGCATTCGATTATCTGGATGCTCCGATCAAGAGAATTACTACTCCTGATGCACCTGCACCTTATTCTGCAGCATTATTTGCAGAATGGTTCCCGAAACTTGAAAAAGTAAAAGAGGAAATCAAAAAAGCGATGTACGTTAAATAA